The proteins below come from a single Streptomyces sp. B3I8 genomic window:
- a CDS encoding lipase maturation factor family protein: MDWFTAPDYWLSRLVFQRGLAALYLVAFLGAALQFRALIGERGMLPVPRFTARVPFRRAPSVFHRHYSDRFFAGWAWTGCAVSAALVAGVDGWLPLWAAMPLWLVPWVMYLSIVNVGQTWYAFGWESLLLETGFLAVFLGNDEVAPPVVVLFLLRWLLFRLEFGAGLIKMRGDACWRKLTCLDFHHETQPMPGPLSWFFHRLPKPAHRVEVAANHVTQLVVPFLLFTPRPVATAAAALMILTQLWLVLSGNFAWLNWLTVVIALSVIAFPVPPPHTAPAPLWYEVVVLAVAAGLVALGYRPVRNMLSRRQVMNRSFDPLHLVNTYGAFGSVSRIRQEVVIEGTADDVPRESSEWREYEFRGKPGDPRHWPRQFAPYHLRLDWMMWFAALSPAYAGAWFGGLLERLLENDRDTLRLLRRSPFPADAPPRFVRASLYRYRFTTWRERLGTGACWHRTYVREFMPPTRLTGTKFSRPSS, encoded by the coding sequence ATGGACTGGTTCACGGCACCGGACTACTGGCTGAGCCGGCTGGTGTTCCAGCGCGGGCTGGCCGCGCTGTACCTCGTCGCGTTTCTGGGCGCGGCCCTGCAGTTCCGTGCGCTGATCGGGGAGCGCGGCATGCTGCCCGTGCCCCGGTTCACGGCACGGGTGCCGTTCCGGCGGGCGCCGAGTGTCTTCCACCGGCACTACTCCGACCGTTTCTTCGCCGGCTGGGCGTGGACGGGGTGCGCGGTGTCGGCGGCGCTGGTGGCGGGGGTGGACGGGTGGCTGCCTCTGTGGGCGGCGATGCCGCTGTGGCTGGTGCCGTGGGTGATGTACCTGTCGATCGTCAATGTCGGGCAGACCTGGTACGCGTTCGGCTGGGAGTCCCTGCTGCTGGAGACCGGGTTCCTCGCGGTGTTCCTGGGCAACGACGAGGTGGCCCCGCCGGTCGTCGTGCTGTTCCTGCTGCGCTGGCTGCTGTTCCGGCTGGAGTTCGGCGCCGGGCTGATCAAGATGCGCGGGGACGCCTGCTGGCGGAAGCTGACGTGCCTGGACTTCCACCACGAGACGCAGCCGATGCCGGGGCCGCTGAGCTGGTTCTTCCACCGGCTGCCGAAGCCGGCCCACCGGGTGGAGGTGGCGGCCAACCACGTCACGCAGCTGGTGGTGCCGTTCCTGCTGTTCACTCCCCGGCCGGTGGCCACGGCCGCCGCGGCCCTGATGATCCTCACCCAGCTGTGGCTGGTGCTGTCGGGCAACTTCGCCTGGCTGAACTGGCTCACCGTCGTGATCGCCCTGTCGGTGATCGCCTTCCCCGTCCCGCCGCCGCACACGGCCCCGGCGCCGCTCTGGTACGAGGTGGTCGTCCTGGCCGTGGCGGCCGGGCTGGTGGCGCTCGGCTACCGTCCGGTGCGCAACATGCTGTCCCGGCGCCAGGTGATGAACCGCTCCTTCGACCCGCTGCACCTGGTCAACACCTACGGCGCCTTCGGGAGCGTGAGCCGGATCCGGCAGGAGGTGGTGATCGAGGGCACGGCCGACGACGTGCCGCGGGAGTCGTCCGAGTGGCGGGAGTACGAGTTCCGCGGCAAGCCGGGCGATCCCCGGCACTGGCCGCGCCAGTTCGCGCCGTACCACCTGCGCCTGGACTGGATGATGTGGTTCGCCGCGCTGTCTCCGGCGTACGCCGGGGCGTGGTTCGGGGGGCTGCTGGAGCGGCTGCTGGAGAACGACCGGGACACGCTGCGGCTGCTGCGCCGCTCGCCGTTCCCGGCGGACGCGCCACCGCGGTTCGTACGGGCGAGCCTGTACCGGTACCGGTTCACGACGTGGCGGGAGCGGCTCGGGACGGGGGCGTGCTGGCACCGGACCTACGTCCGCGAGTTCATGCCCCCGACCCGGCTGACCGGTACGAAGTTCTCCCGGCCCTCCTCGTAG
- a CDS encoding SpoIIE family protein phosphatase codes for MADRGVSAPSLPDDWPDRPDPILALNRMGSFDWDLDTGVTQMDAQALELFDLRAGEFDDRVGSLTPRLHAPDIPRLEELVTRALEEGGENYGAYFRIRRRDGSLRWTHTQGYIRRDATGRARRIIGIVRDATQELRDSRARSEQAARDIARRRQADVAQATMAALAHARTVQDVIDVLRETEGRMWMGAASLVMGLVEGGRIRLVAEGPTGDFLPGTQITGIDEPYPMSDAVRTLVPQFIESPEEFGERYPILWPHLAHLRITSAAYLPLVAQGSPIGGIGLLYGDRHGFTAEERDILVALTSTIAQSLQRAMLYEQESDLAQELQQAMLPRSLPRVPDADVAVRYRAAVRGSSPGRNIGGDWYDLIPLPGGRVGAVVGDVQGHDTQAAAVMGQLRIVLRAYAAEGHPPATVVARASVFLHELDTHRFATCLYAEADLSTGVVQFVRAGHVDPLVRGADGSCRRVLVEGGLPLGLSALFDSLEYPVQTMELDPGQMLVLCTDGLVELPGLDLDDGMRELAEQVAAGPEDVGDLADLLIAGAADRGGDDDVALLLLRRREQPGSAGGRLQQYVAPGDPGALREARHVVRAAVRAWGARDRADEIELVTDELVTNALMHTDGAAVVTLRSLPGPERRLRTEVEDASSALPRRREAGASGVSGRGLLLVDQLADAWGVEARGGGKVVWCEFVVPEDGAA; via the coding sequence ATGGCTGATCGGGGAGTGAGCGCGCCGTCGCTCCCGGACGACTGGCCCGACCGCCCGGACCCGATCCTGGCGCTCAACCGCATGGGCAGTTTCGACTGGGACCTGGACACCGGTGTGACCCAGATGGACGCCCAGGCCCTCGAGCTGTTCGACCTGCGGGCCGGCGAGTTCGACGACCGTGTCGGCAGCCTGACCCCCCGGCTGCACGCCCCGGACATCCCCCGCCTGGAGGAGCTGGTCACCCGGGCGCTGGAGGAGGGCGGCGAGAACTACGGCGCCTACTTCCGCATCCGCCGCCGCGACGGCAGCCTGCGCTGGACCCACACCCAGGGCTACATCCGCCGCGACGCCACCGGCCGGGCCCGCCGGATCATCGGCATCGTCCGCGACGCCACCCAGGAGCTGCGCGACAGCCGGGCCCGCAGCGAACAGGCCGCCCGGGACATCGCCCGGCGCCGGCAGGCCGACGTCGCCCAGGCCACCATGGCGGCCCTCGCCCACGCGCGCACCGTGCAGGACGTCATCGACGTGCTGCGGGAGACCGAGGGCCGGATGTGGATGGGCGCCGCCAGCCTCGTCATGGGGCTCGTCGAGGGCGGCCGGATCCGCCTGGTCGCCGAGGGGCCCACGGGCGACTTCCTGCCCGGCACCCAGATCACCGGGATCGACGAGCCGTACCCGATGAGCGACGCCGTCCGCACCCTCGTCCCGCAGTTCATCGAGTCGCCGGAGGAGTTCGGCGAACGTTATCCGATCCTGTGGCCGCACCTCGCCCATCTGCGCATCACCTCGGCCGCCTACCTGCCGCTGGTCGCGCAGGGCAGCCCGATCGGCGGCATCGGCCTGCTCTACGGCGACCGGCACGGCTTCACCGCCGAGGAACGCGACATCCTGGTGGCACTCACCAGCACCATCGCGCAGAGCCTGCAGCGCGCCATGCTCTACGAGCAGGAGAGCGACCTCGCCCAGGAACTCCAGCAGGCCATGCTGCCCCGCTCGCTGCCCCGGGTGCCCGACGCCGACGTGGCCGTGCGGTACCGCGCCGCCGTGCGGGGGAGCTCGCCCGGGCGGAACATCGGCGGCGACTGGTACGACCTGATCCCGCTGCCCGGCGGCCGGGTCGGCGCCGTCGTCGGCGACGTACAGGGGCACGACACCCAGGCCGCCGCCGTCATGGGCCAGCTCCGCATCGTGCTGCGCGCGTACGCGGCCGAGGGGCACCCCCCGGCCACCGTCGTGGCACGCGCCTCGGTCTTCCTGCACGAACTCGACACCCACCGCTTCGCGACCTGCCTGTACGCCGAGGCCGACCTGTCCACCGGCGTCGTGCAGTTCGTCCGCGCCGGGCACGTCGACCCGCTCGTCCGGGGCGCCGACGGGAGCTGCCGGCGCGTCCTCGTCGAAGGCGGGCTGCCGCTCGGGCTGTCCGCGCTGTTCGACAGCCTGGAGTACCCCGTGCAGACCATGGAACTGGACCCCGGGCAGATGCTGGTGCTGTGCACCGACGGCCTCGTCGAACTGCCGGGTCTCGACCTCGACGACGGCATGCGGGAACTCGCGGAACAGGTGGCAGCCGGTCCCGAGGACGTGGGCGACCTCGCCGACCTGCTCATCGCCGGCGCGGCCGACCGCGGCGGCGATGACGACGTCGCCCTGCTGCTCCTGCGCCGCAGGGAACAGCCCGGCAGCGCGGGCGGACGGCTCCAGCAGTACGTGGCGCCCGGCGACCCGGGGGCGCTGCGGGAGGCCCGGCACGTGGTCCGCGCGGCCGTCCGCGCGTGGGGCGCGCGGGACCGCGCCGACGAGATCGAACTCGTCACCGACGAGCTGGTCACCAACGCGCTGATGCACACCGACGGCGCGGCGGTCGTCACCCTCCGTTCCCTGCCCGGCCCCGAGCGCCGACTGCGCACGGAGGTCGAGGACGCCTCCAGCGCGCTCCCGCGCCGCCGCGAGGCGGGCGCCTCCGGGGTCTCCGGGCGCGGCCTCCTCCTCGTCGACCAACTGGCGGACGCCTGGGGCGTGGAGGCGCGCGGCGGCGGCAAGGTGGTGTGGTGCGAGTTCGTGGTCCCGGAGGACGGGGCCGCCTGA
- a CDS encoding Fpg/Nei family DNA glycosylase, which translates to MPELPEVEALRDFLTGHLVGHGMTRVTPLAVHALKTYDPPPTALQGRTVTAVHRHGKFLDLDADGVHLVTHLARAGWLHWHDRLPGTPPRPGKGPLALRVALDTGAGFDLTEAGTQKRLAVYVVRDPREVPGIARLGPDPLAPDFDEERLAGLLAGERRRLKGALRDQGLLAGVGNAYSDEILHAARMSPFKPTASLTPEEVHRLYEALRGTLTEAVERSRGVAAGRLKAEKRSGLRVHGRTGEPCPVCGDTVREVSFSDSSLQYCPTCQTGGRPLADRRMSRLLK; encoded by the coding sequence ATGCCCGAACTGCCCGAGGTCGAAGCGCTGCGAGACTTCCTCACCGGCCATCTCGTCGGCCACGGGATGACCCGCGTGACTCCGCTCGCCGTCCACGCGCTGAAGACGTACGACCCGCCGCCCACCGCCCTCCAGGGCCGTACCGTCACCGCCGTCCACCGCCACGGCAAGTTCCTCGACCTGGACGCGGACGGCGTCCACCTCGTCACCCACCTCGCCCGGGCCGGCTGGCTGCACTGGCACGACCGCCTCCCCGGCACCCCGCCCCGCCCCGGCAAGGGCCCGCTCGCCCTCCGCGTCGCACTGGACACGGGCGCCGGCTTCGACCTCACCGAGGCCGGCACGCAGAAACGGCTCGCCGTGTACGTCGTACGGGACCCGCGGGAGGTTCCCGGCATCGCCCGCCTCGGCCCCGACCCGCTCGCTCCCGACTTCGACGAGGAGCGGCTGGCCGGGCTGCTCGCGGGAGAGCGGCGCCGGCTCAAGGGCGCCCTGCGCGACCAGGGCCTGCTGGCCGGCGTGGGCAACGCCTACAGCGACGAGATCCTGCACGCCGCCCGGATGTCCCCGTTCAAGCCGACCGCCTCCCTGACCCCCGAGGAGGTGCACCGGCTGTACGAGGCGCTGCGCGGCACGCTCACCGAAGCGGTGGAACGCTCGCGCGGGGTGGCCGCCGGGCGGCTGAAGGCGGAGAAGAGGAGCGGGCTGCGTGTGCACGGCCGCACCGGGGAGCCCTGCCCCGTGTGCGGCGACACCGTCCGCGAGGTGTCCTTCAGCGACTCCTCGCTGCAGTACTGCCCGACCTGCCAGACGGGCGGCAGGCCGCTGGCGGACCGCCGCATGTCCCGGCTGCTGAAGTGA
- a CDS encoding SDR family oxidoreductase produces the protein MTVTETAPVNDDPAATPPPAPHIPNPTQTSDVTPDATHDTAPDGTSPGPGIDPDRLAVCLAVLAELDTIDVDHPDAIAVRRATSHIYRSVKQRRRQERRAAKTAHDKAVTEATATGSAQRIDDETEGALPSSATEAGRIAGILQRPRSCYTCKTRYTEVDYFYHQLCPSCADENRSRRDARADLTGKRALLTGGRAKIGMYIALRLLRDGAHTTITTRFPNDAVRRFKAQPDSADWIHRLKIVGIDLRDPAQVMALADSVAAEGPLDILINNAAQTVRRSPGAYSELVAAESAPLPAGELPASEVIGTFGSGAVTELPVAGGSALSAQEVTDLALVSGSASLERIAAGTAIDAGGLVPDLHDTNSWIQTVEEVTPVELLEVQLCNSTAPFLLISRLRPAMAASEARRTYIVNVSAMEGVFGRGYKGAGHPHTNMAKAALNMLTRTSAQEMFEKDRILMTAVDTGWITDERPHPDKVRMAEAGFHAPLDLVDGAARVYDPVVRGEQGEDLYGVFLKDYAPGKW, from the coding sequence ATGACGGTGACAGAGACCGCCCCGGTGAACGACGACCCGGCGGCCACACCCCCGCCCGCGCCGCACATCCCGAACCCCACCCAGACCTCCGACGTGACCCCGGACGCGACCCACGACACGGCCCCCGACGGGACGTCGCCCGGCCCCGGGATCGACCCGGACCGTCTCGCCGTCTGCCTCGCCGTCCTCGCGGAACTCGACACCATCGACGTCGACCACCCCGACGCGATCGCCGTCCGCCGCGCCACCTCGCACATCTACCGCAGCGTCAAGCAGCGCCGCCGCCAGGAACGCCGCGCTGCCAAGACCGCTCACGACAAGGCCGTCACCGAGGCCACCGCCACCGGCTCCGCCCAGCGCATCGACGACGAGACGGAGGGCGCCCTGCCCTCCTCCGCCACCGAGGCCGGCCGGATCGCCGGGATACTCCAGCGCCCCCGCTCCTGCTACACCTGCAAGACCCGCTACACCGAGGTCGACTACTTCTACCACCAGCTCTGCCCCTCCTGCGCCGACGAGAACAGATCCCGCCGCGACGCCCGCGCCGACCTCACCGGCAAGCGCGCCCTCCTCACCGGCGGCCGCGCCAAGATCGGCATGTACATCGCGCTCCGGCTGCTCCGCGACGGCGCCCACACCACCATCACCACCCGCTTCCCCAACGACGCCGTCCGCCGCTTCAAGGCCCAGCCGGACAGCGCCGACTGGATCCACCGGCTGAAGATCGTCGGCATCGACCTGCGCGACCCGGCCCAGGTCATGGCGCTGGCCGACTCGGTCGCCGCCGAGGGCCCGCTGGACATCCTGATCAACAACGCCGCGCAGACCGTGCGCCGCTCCCCGGGTGCCTACAGCGAGCTGGTCGCCGCCGAGTCGGCCCCGCTGCCGGCCGGCGAGCTGCCCGCCTCCGAGGTCATCGGCACCTTCGGCTCGGGCGCGGTCACCGAGCTGCCGGTGGCGGGCGGCAGCGCGCTCTCCGCCCAGGAGGTCACCGACCTCGCGCTGGTCTCGGGCTCCGCCTCCCTGGAGCGGATCGCGGCCGGCACCGCGATCGACGCCGGCGGGCTCGTGCCCGACTTGCACGACACCAACAGCTGGATCCAGACGGTGGAGGAGGTCACCCCCGTCGAGCTGCTCGAAGTGCAGCTGTGCAACTCCACGGCGCCGTTCCTGCTGATCAGCAGGCTGCGCCCGGCGATGGCGGCGTCCGAGGCCCGGCGGACGTACATCGTGAACGTCTCCGCGATGGAGGGCGTCTTCGGCCGCGGCTACAAGGGCGCCGGCCACCCGCACACCAACATGGCCAAGGCCGCCCTCAACATGCTGACCCGCACCAGCGCCCAGGAGATGTTCGAGAAGGACCGCATCCTGATGACCGCCGTCGACACCGGCTGGATCACCGACGAGCGCCCCCACCCCGACAAGGTGCGCATGGCGGAGGCGGGCTTCCACGCCCCGCTGGACCTCGTCGACGGGGCGGCCCGGGTCTACGACCCCGTCGTCCGCGGCGAGCAGGGCGAGGACCTGTACGGCGTCTTCCTGAAGGACTACGCGCCCGGCAAGTGGTGA